In one Brevibacillus composti genomic region, the following are encoded:
- a CDS encoding acyl-CoA synthetase, whose amino-acid sequence MREIQRARRHTLGDILRRSRGRFPQKVALRFREEALTYEQLDTLVNQAAQAILQHGLKKGDKAAILSRNSMDFVILNFALAKAGVVMVPINYMLHAEDVAYILGHAEVRAVFAAPEFQAVADEAIRQSGCSPILRASISQTAERPGDWPEFRTLLAEGGTEEPEVELDDDDVVHILYTSGTESRPKGVMLTHKNVLSEYVSTIIDGGMTEDDIAIHALPLFHSAQLHCFLGPYVYLGASGIILEQAQPESILQTVETYRATQLFCPPTVWIALLRSPDFAVRDLSSLQKCYYGAAIMPVEILRELGSRLPGAQFWNFYGQTEVAPLATVLKPSDQIRKAGSAGRPSLNVETRIVDDEGREVPRGTVGEIVHRTSHAMLGYYRDAEKTAAAFQRGWFHSGDLGIMDEEGYLTVVDRKKDMIKSGGENVASREVEEVIYQHPLVSEVAVIGIPDPYWIEAVTAVVVPKAGSVLQEEELIQFCKGRLSSFKAPKYVVIAENLPRNPSGKILKRELRLRYEGLASARP is encoded by the coding sequence ATGAGGGAGATCCAAAGAGCGAGAAGGCATACGCTGGGCGATATTTTGCGCAGAAGCCGGGGGCGGTTTCCGCAGAAGGTGGCGCTCCGATTCAGGGAGGAAGCACTCACCTATGAGCAGCTGGATACGCTGGTCAACCAGGCGGCTCAGGCCATCCTCCAGCACGGATTGAAAAAAGGGGACAAGGCAGCAATTCTCTCCCGCAACTCGATGGACTTTGTCATCCTCAATTTTGCCTTGGCCAAAGCGGGTGTCGTAATGGTCCCGATTAATTACATGCTTCATGCCGAAGACGTCGCGTATATCCTGGGGCATGCAGAAGTGAGGGCAGTCTTTGCCGCACCGGAGTTTCAGGCGGTGGCTGACGAGGCGATCCGCCAGTCCGGATGCAGCCCGATCCTGCGCGCCTCCATCTCCCAAACGGCGGAGAGGCCCGGCGACTGGCCGGAATTCCGCACACTTCTCGCAGAGGGCGGCACAGAGGAGCCGGAAGTGGAGTTGGACGATGACGACGTTGTACATATTCTCTACACGAGCGGAACCGAATCCAGACCAAAGGGTGTCATGCTGACGCATAAAAATGTGCTGTCCGAGTATGTCAGCACGATTATTGATGGGGGCATGACCGAGGACGATATCGCGATTCATGCCCTGCCGCTGTTTCACAGTGCGCAGCTGCACTGCTTTTTGGGTCCTTACGTGTATCTCGGAGCGAGCGGCATCATTTTGGAGCAGGCGCAGCCAGAATCGATCCTGCAGACGGTAGAGACGTACCGTGCGACACAGCTCTTCTGTCCGCCTACCGTATGGATCGCCCTGTTGCGTTCGCCCGACTTCGCCGTCCGTGACCTGTCTTCCCTGCAGAAATGCTACTACGGCGCCGCCATCATGCCTGTCGAGATTTTGCGGGAGCTGGGCAGCCGTTTGCCGGGGGCGCAGTTCTGGAATTTCTACGGACAGACGGAGGTGGCTCCTCTGGCTACCGTACTCAAGCCGTCTGATCAAATCCGCAAAGCAGGCTCAGCCGGCAGGCCGTCGCTCAATGTGGAGACCCGCATCGTCGACGATGAAGGACGCGAGGTGCCGAGAGGGACGGTGGGCGAGATCGTACACCGCACGAGTCACGCCATGCTGGGCTACTACCGTGACGCCGAGAAGACGGCTGCGGCTTTTCAGCGGGGATGGTTCCATTCCGGCGACCTCGGCATCATGGATGAGGAAGGCTATCTCACTGTCGTCGACCGCAAAAAGGACATGATCAAATCGGGCGGAGAAAATGTAGCCAGCCGGGAAGTGGAGGAGGTCATCTACCAGCACCCCCTCGTCTCGGAGGTGGCGGTGATCGGGATACCCGATCCGTATTGGATCGAGGCAGTCACCGCCGTCGTCGTGCCAAAGGCGGGATCGGTCCTGCAGGAAGAGGAGCTGATTCAGTTTTGCAAAGGCCGTCTGTCGTCCTTTAAAGCACCCAAATATGTAGTGATCGCCGAAAATCTGCCGCGCAATCCCAGCGGAAAAATCCTCAAACGGGAGCTGCGCCTCCGGTATGAAGGGCTGGCTTCCGCAAGGCCGTGA
- a CDS encoding DUF3817 domain-containing protein, producing the protein MLHTPIGRLRFIGLIEGISYLVLLGIAMPLKYLADMPKAVTIAGSLHGLFFVLFMLALAHVFFAHRWSILRAVGAFVASLVPFGNFVLDAHLKKEENAMKRS; encoded by the coding sequence TTGCTGCATACGCCCATTGGCCGCCTGCGTTTTATCGGCTTGATCGAAGGAATCTCCTATCTCGTACTTTTGGGCATCGCCATGCCGCTCAAATACCTGGCAGACATGCCCAAAGCCGTGACGATCGCCGGTTCGCTGCACGGACTGTTTTTCGTCCTGTTTATGCTGGCGCTCGCCCATGTCTTCTTTGCGCACCGCTGGTCCATCCTGCGGGCAGTCGGCGCATTCGTCGCGTCCCTGGTCCCGTTTGGAAACTTCGTTCTCGATGCGCATCTGAAAAAAGAAGAAAACGCCATGAAGCGATCTTAA
- the ltrA gene encoding group II intron reverse transcriptase/maturase, translated as MNVTETGDKGSQLPTEGSPQKNSAEHEGYAGVHVPERIAETDDTNANESKERLLEKIISRDNLNEAFKRVKANKGSHGIDGMGVDELLQYLKENGETIKEQILAGRYRPNPVRRVEIPKENGKKRNLGIPTVVDRVIQQAIAQMLTPIYEQQFSDNSFGFRPKRSAHQAIRRSQQYIQEGYRYVVDMDLEKYFDTVNQSKLIEVLSRTIKDGRVISLIHKYLRAGVVVKHKFEETEVGVPQGGNLSPILSNIMLNELDKELEKRGHKFVRYADDLLIFCKSRRSAERTLTNILPYIEKKLFLKVNREKTVVDLAIRVKFLGFSFYNQRGQVKVRIHPKSIAKMKTRVKELTARSNGMGNEERAERLRRYIMGWVNYFKIADMKNLLQTTDEWMRRRIRMIYWKQWKRIRTKFEKLISFGIPKFKAWEYANTRKSYWRISNSPILAKALDNNTIKGLGFLFFSDYYRQVTA; from the coding sequence ATGAATGTTACCGAAACAGGAGATAAGGGCAGCCAACTTCCAACGGAAGGCTCACCGCAAAAGAATAGTGCGGAACACGAAGGATATGCGGGAGTGCACGTTCCTGAGAGGATAGCTGAAACCGACGACACCAACGCAAACGAGTCGAAGGAAAGGTTACTTGAGAAAATCATAAGCAGAGACAATTTGAACGAAGCGTTCAAAAGAGTCAAAGCGAATAAAGGTTCACACGGAATCGACGGGATGGGCGTAGATGAACTTCTACAATATCTCAAAGAAAACGGTGAAACCATCAAGGAACAAATCCTGGCGGGCAGATATCGCCCAAATCCCGTTCGAAGGGTAGAAATCCCAAAAGAGAACGGAAAGAAAAGAAACCTGGGCATCCCAACGGTGGTTGATCGAGTAATCCAGCAGGCAATTGCACAAATGCTCACGCCGATCTATGAGCAACAGTTCTCGGACAACAGCTTCGGGTTCCGACCCAAACGAAGTGCCCACCAAGCCATAAGGCGCAGCCAGCAATATATTCAGGAAGGCTACCGCTATGTTGTGGATATGGATCTAGAGAAATACTTTGACACCGTCAACCAAAGCAAGCTCATTGAAGTACTCTCAAGAACGATTAAGGACGGACGAGTCATTTCACTAATTCATAAATATCTTCGGGCAGGAGTTGTCGTGAAGCACAAGTTTGAGGAAACAGAAGTCGGCGTACCGCAGGGCGGGAATCTGAGTCCAATTCTCAGTAATATCATGCTGAATGAGTTGGACAAGGAGCTGGAGAAGAGAGGACACAAGTTTGTGCGATACGCAGATGATTTACTCATCTTCTGCAAGAGCAGACGAAGTGCCGAACGGACACTAACCAACATTCTCCCCTACATTGAAAAGAAGCTGTTCCTAAAAGTAAATCGGGAGAAAACCGTGGTGGACCTAGCCATTCGAGTGAAGTTTCTGGGATTCTCATTCTACAACCAACGAGGGCAAGTGAAAGTCCGCATCCATCCCAAATCCATCGCCAAAATGAAAACAAGAGTGAAGGAACTAACCGCAAGAAGCAATGGCATGGGAAATGAAGAGAGAGCCGAAAGGCTCAGACGCTATATCATGGGATGGGTCAACTACTTCAAGATTGCGGATATGAAGAACCTGCTCCAAACAACGGATGAATGGATGAGAAGAAGGATTCGAATGATCTACTGGAAACAATGGAAACGAATAAGGACAAAATTCGAAAAGCTGATCTCGTTTGGAATCCCAAAGTTCAAGGCATGGGAATACGCAAATACAAGAAAGAGCTACTGGAGAATCTCCAATAGCCCCATCCTCGCGAAAGCCCTCGATAACAACACCATTAAAGGCCTCGGATTTCTTTTCTTCTCAGATTATTATCGACAAGTGACTGCGTGA
- a CDS encoding aldehyde dehydrogenase family protein translates to MKKACYIGGQWVEATAYAPLYSPYSGEQIAEIAQADSELVEKAIASAQEAAGVMRRMPAYQRAAILEKIALIIDQRMEEAARIIAMEAGKPIKTARGEVIRTVQTYKFAAEEAKRIHGETIPLDAAIGGEGRLAYTVREPLGVIGAITPFNFPMNLVAHKVGPSLAAGNTVVLKPASQTPLSAYFLAEVAEQAGLPAGALNVVTGSGATVGDMLVKDPRVKALTFTGSPAVGIDIRNRAGLKRVTLELGSNSAVIIDRGVNLDEVIPRCIFGAFAYSGQVCISVQRIYVVKDEYETFVERFVAETKKLVGGDSLSEDVDYSAMISPKETDRALAWIEEAKERGARVECGGIVEGRVLQPTVLTGVPADAKLSCQEVFGPVVVINAVDSVEEAIELVNDSVYGLQAGVYTQNLSLALKAADELHVGGVLINDIPTFRVDHMPYGGVKESGMGREGLKYAIEELTELKLVIVKR, encoded by the coding sequence ATGAAAAAAGCGTGCTACATTGGCGGACAATGGGTAGAGGCAACTGCCTACGCGCCGCTCTATTCCCCCTACAGCGGGGAGCAGATCGCGGAGATCGCCCAAGCGGACAGTGAACTGGTGGAGAAGGCGATTGCCTCAGCCCAGGAGGCTGCCGGCGTAATGAGACGGATGCCTGCTTATCAACGGGCGGCCATCTTGGAAAAAATCGCCCTCATCATCGATCAGCGCATGGAAGAAGCGGCGCGGATCATCGCCATGGAGGCGGGTAAGCCGATCAAGACGGCTCGCGGCGAAGTGATTCGGACCGTACAGACGTACAAATTTGCCGCCGAGGAAGCGAAGCGGATACACGGCGAGACGATTCCGCTGGATGCGGCGATTGGCGGAGAAGGCCGTCTGGCGTATACGGTCCGCGAGCCTCTGGGCGTGATCGGGGCCATCACCCCGTTTAACTTCCCGATGAATCTCGTGGCTCATAAAGTAGGCCCGTCTCTGGCCGCGGGGAACACAGTCGTGCTGAAGCCTGCCTCCCAGACGCCTCTCTCTGCGTATTTCCTGGCAGAAGTGGCGGAGCAGGCCGGACTGCCAGCGGGCGCTCTGAATGTGGTCACCGGCAGCGGGGCCACGGTGGGCGATATGCTCGTAAAAGACCCCCGAGTCAAAGCCCTGACCTTCACCGGCAGCCCTGCGGTGGGAATCGACATCCGCAATCGGGCGGGTCTGAAGCGCGTGACGCTGGAGCTGGGCTCCAACTCGGCCGTGATCATCGACCGGGGCGTCAATCTGGACGAAGTGATCCCACGCTGCATTTTCGGCGCGTTTGCCTACTCCGGCCAGGTCTGCATCTCCGTGCAGCGCATCTATGTGGTCAAAGACGAATACGAGACATTCGTGGAGCGCTTCGTCGCGGAGACGAAGAAGTTGGTGGGGGGCGATTCGCTTTCCGAGGATGTCGACTATTCCGCGATGATCTCGCCGAAGGAGACCGATCGAGCTCTGGCCTGGATCGAAGAGGCCAAAGAGCGGGGAGCCCGCGTGGAATGCGGCGGAATCGTAGAGGGACGCGTGCTGCAGCCAACCGTCCTGACCGGTGTTCCGGCCGATGCCAAGCTCTCCTGCCAGGAGGTGTTTGGACCGGTTGTCGTGATCAATGCAGTAGACTCCGTGGAAGAAGCGATCGAACTGGTGAACGATTCGGTCTACGGGCTGCAGGCTGGCGTCTACACCCAAAATCTTTCGCTCGCACTGAAGGCGGCGGATGAGCTTCACGTCGGCGGCGTGTTGATCAACGACATCCCGACCTTCCGGGTCGATCACATGCCTTACGGCGGCGTAAAAGAGAGCGGCATGGGGCGCGAAGGCCTCAAATACGCGATTGAAGAGCTGACGGAGCTGAAGCTGGTCATCGTCAAGCGTTAG